DNA from Campylobacter concisus:
GAAAGCTTCTTTGGGGCAACGATGAGCGGCTCATCTTCAAAGTAAAGCTCATTTTCGTCTGGTATAAAGATAGCGATAACGCCGTTTTGCTCGCAAATTTGGATGTCGCTTTGCTCTTTTCTTGGGTATTTTTCTAGGTCTTCGCCTGGTAAAAACTGAGTTGGATTTACAAACGTTGAGACGATGCTTATCTCATTTTCGCTCACACATTTTTTGATGAGGCTAACGTGTCCGTTGTGAAGTGCGCCCATTGTCGGCACAAAACCGATCTTACCACTTGCGTTTTGGACAAAATTTTCAAGCTCTTTTATAGTTCTTATGATCTGCATATTTACTCTTTTTATCTAAATTTTAACTTGGCATTGTAACAAAAAAGGATTAAAAGGGCGTAAATTTAAAAATGTAAGCAACTTTTGGCTAAAATCGGCAAAAATTTATGGAGAAAAACTTGGATAGTTACGAATACAACGAGCTTTTAAAGAAGCTACAAACAAAAGTTGAAAACATAGGCTCTATCGTAAAGCCTGACGAGATAAAGGCTAGGCTAAAAGAGATCGAGGCCATAGAGCAAGACCCTAGCTTTTGGCAAGATATCGCAAGAGCTGGGGCATTAAATAAAGAAAAGACAAAAATTTCAAACATGCTTGCTAAATTTAGCGACGCTCACCAAGCAGTTAGTGACGCAAAGGAGCTCTTTGAGCTAGCAAATTCTGAAAATGATGAGGAGACTATAAATTCTCTATTTGAAGATGCTAAAAATTTAGATGAAAAGATAGTAAATTTAGAAATTTCTATGCTTTTAAGTGGCGAAGATGACGGCAAAAACGCGATCGTATCGATCCACCCTGGAGCTGGTGGCACTGAGAGCAACGACTGGGCGAGCATGCTTTATAGGATGTATCTTAGATTTTGCGAGCGTGAGGGCTTTAAGGTCGAGACTTTGGACTTTCAAGAGGGCGAAGAGGCTGGACTAAAGGATGTGAGTTTTATCGTAAAGGGTGAAAACGCTTATGGATATTTCAAAGCAGAAAATGGCATCCACAGGCTCGTTCGTACAAGCCCATTTGATAGCGCAGGACGCCGCCACACAAGCTTTACAAGCGTTATGGTGAGCCCTGAGATAGATGACGATATAGAGATCGAGATCGAAGAAAAAGATCTAAAGATAGACACTTATAGAGCTAGTGGTGCAGGCGGTCAGCACGTAAATAAAACAGAATCAGCCATCCGCATCACGCACATACCAACAGGCATCGTCGTGCAGTGCCAAAACGACCGCAGTCAGCACAAAAACAGAGCCACAGCGATGAAGATGCTAAAGTCTCGCCTTTACGAGCTTGAGCTGATGAAGCAGCAAGAGGCGAGCAACAGCGTCGAAAAGAGCGAGATCGGCTGGGGTCATCAGATAAGATCATACGTGCTTTTCCCATATCAGCAGGTAAAAGACAACCGCAGCGGCGAGGCATACTCACAAACTGATGCGATACTTGATGGTGATATCAAAAAGATGATAGAGGGCGTCTTAATCGCTCAAAAGGCTGAGGCGTAGGAGCTAAAATTATAGCTAGCTGTTA
Protein-coding regions in this window:
- the prfB gene encoding peptide chain release factor 2, with translation MDSYEYNELLKKLQTKVENIGSIVKPDEIKARLKEIEAIEQDPSFWQDIARAGALNKEKTKISNMLAKFSDAHQAVSDAKELFELANSENDEETINSLFEDAKNLDEKIVNLEISMLLSGEDDGKNAIVSIHPGAGGTESNDWASMLYRMYLRFCEREGFKVETLDFQEGEEAGLKDVSFIVKGENAYGYFKAENGIHRLVRTSPFDSAGRRHTSFTSVMVSPEIDDDIEIEIEEKDLKIDTYRASGAGGQHVNKTESAIRITHIPTGIVVQCQNDRSQHKNRATAMKMLKSRLYELELMKQQEASNSVEKSEIGWGHQIRSYVLFPYQQVKDNRSGEAYSQTDAILDGDIKKMIEGVLIAQKAEA